One genomic region from Sander lucioperca isolate FBNREF2018 chromosome 3, SLUC_FBN_1.2, whole genome shotgun sequence encodes:
- the LOC116059919 gene encoding uncharacterized protein LOC116059919, which yields MDDHVQNKLVEWDLGDLLSTFEDRHIALLLLPVVTLPPRHLQNPEKDGPPQLRRIYKSFHRQRTTCLPSSRRWWPPLCHNTATADCFYALSLNVAQSKRMRDFRQALTPTVPSPESPEASTTRKRSHNPDSSSSSEDETPVPYQESGISGLEEEREFIARLQNTPEKALRTSQYGRLVALTALEAQLNLSKKISERARRAAYRAVIGL from the exons ATGGATgatcatgttcaaaataaactggtAGAATGGGACCTGGGTGATTTACTCTCTACATTTGAAG ACAGGCACATCGCTTTGCTTCTGCTACCTGTGGTGACGCTCCCCCCCCGGCACCTACAAAATCCGGAGAAAGACGGTCCGCCCCAGCTACGCCGAATCTACAAAAGCTTTCATAG GCAAAGAACAACCTGTCTGCCGAGCAGCAGAAGATGGTGGCCACCTTTGTGCCACAACACGGCCACAGCTGACTGCTTCTACGCCCTCAGCCTGAACGTGGCCCAGTCAAAGAGGATGAGGGATTTCCGCCAGGCCCTCACCCCCACTGTACCATCACCAGAGTCACCAGAAGCCTCCACCACCAGGAAGAGGTCCCACAATCCTGATTCCTCCTCCAGTTCCGAGGACGAAACCCCTGTCCCCTACCAGGAGTCAGGGATCTCGggactggaggaggagagggagtttATAGCGAGGCtacaaaat ACACCAGAGAAGGCCCTCAGGACGAGCCAGTACGGCAGGCTGGTGGCGCTGACTGCGCTCGAGGCTCAACTCAACCTGTCTAAAAAGATTTCGGAGAGGGCGAGAAGGGCAGCGTATCGAGCAGTCATCGGACTCTAA